One genomic window of Streptomyces sp. NBC_01498 includes the following:
- the nuoN gene encoding NADH-quinone oxidoreductase subunit NuoN: protein MSATAVHSLWTTAAAPGIDKIPAPDIEYAQLAPTLIVLGAAVVGILLEAFVPRKGRYYAQLFLSVVSLAAAFAAVVALAANGYGGTKAQLAAMGAIAVDGPALFLQGVILLTAIVAVFTFAERRLDPASHGNRVDSFAAQGASVPGSDSEKAAVKAGFTTTEVFPIALFAVAGMLVFPAANDLLTLFIALEVFSLPLYLLCALARRKRLMSQEAAVKYFLLGAFSSAFLLFGIALLYGYAGSVSYARIAAVVDGSVTTVDPVLADTMGNDALLLIGGAMILMGLLFKVGAVPFHMWTPDVYQGAPTPVTGFMAAATKVAAFGALLRLLYVVLPGLRWDFRPVMFGVAILTMVFGAIVAITQTDIKRLLAYSSIAHAGFILAGVIAMTDEGISSVLFYLAAYSFVTVGAFAVVTLVRDAGGEATHLSKWAGLGRRSPLVAAVFAVFLLAFAGIPLTSGFSGKFAVFKAAADGGAGALVVVGVISSAIAAFFYIRVIVLMFFSEPKADGPTVAVPSPLTMTTIGVGVAVTLVLGVAPQYFLDLASQAGVFVR from the coding sequence GTGAGTGCGACAGCTGTCCACAGCCTGTGGACAACGGCGGCGGCGCCGGGAATCGACAAGATCCCGGCCCCCGACATCGAATACGCGCAGCTGGCCCCCACACTGATCGTGCTGGGCGCCGCCGTCGTGGGCATCCTGCTGGAGGCGTTCGTCCCGAGGAAGGGGCGCTACTACGCGCAGCTCTTCCTCTCGGTCGTCTCGCTGGCCGCCGCGTTCGCCGCAGTGGTCGCCCTGGCGGCGAACGGGTACGGCGGCACCAAGGCGCAGCTCGCCGCGATGGGCGCGATCGCCGTGGACGGCCCCGCGCTGTTCCTCCAGGGCGTCATCCTCCTGACGGCGATCGTCGCGGTCTTCACGTTCGCCGAACGCCGCCTCGACCCGGCCAGCCACGGCAACCGGGTCGACTCCTTCGCCGCCCAGGGCGCCTCGGTGCCCGGCAGCGACAGCGAGAAGGCCGCCGTCAAGGCCGGGTTCACCACCACCGAGGTCTTCCCGATCGCGCTGTTCGCGGTGGCCGGCATGCTGGTCTTCCCGGCGGCCAACGACCTGCTGACGCTGTTCATCGCGCTGGAGGTCTTCTCCCTCCCGCTCTACCTCCTGTGCGCGCTGGCCCGCCGCAAGCGGCTCATGTCGCAGGAGGCCGCGGTGAAGTACTTCCTGCTCGGCGCCTTCTCGTCCGCGTTCCTGCTCTTCGGCATCGCGCTGCTCTACGGCTACGCGGGCTCGGTGTCGTACGCGCGCATCGCGGCCGTCGTCGACGGCTCGGTCACCACGGTCGACCCGGTCCTCGCGGACACCATGGGCAACGACGCGCTGCTGCTCATCGGCGGCGCGATGATCCTCATGGGCCTGCTCTTCAAGGTGGGCGCGGTGCCGTTCCACATGTGGACCCCGGACGTCTACCAGGGCGCGCCCACCCCGGTCACCGGCTTCATGGCCGCCGCGACGAAGGTGGCGGCGTTCGGCGCCCTGCTGCGGCTGCTGTACGTCGTCCTGCCGGGGCTGCGCTGGGACTTCCGGCCGGTGATGTTCGGTGTCGCGATCCTCACCATGGTCTTCGGTGCGATCGTCGCCATCACCCAGACGGACATCAAGCGGCTGCTGGCGTACTCGTCGATCGCGCACGCGGGCTTCATCCTGGCCGGTGTGATCGCGATGACCGACGAGGGCATCTCGTCCGTCCTCTTCTACCTGGCGGCGTACTCGTTCGTCACGGTGGGCGCGTTCGCCGTGGTCACACTGGTGCGCGACGCGGGCGGCGAGGCGACGCACCTGTCCAAGTGGGCGGGTCTCGGACGGCGTTCGCCGCTGGTGGCCGCGGTCTTCGCGGTGTTCCTGCTGGCCTTCGCCGGTATCCCGCTGACCTCGGGCTTCTCCGGCAAGTTCGCCGTCTTCAAGGCGGCGGCGGACGGTGGGGCCGGGGCGCTGGTGGTGGTCGGTGTGATCTCGTCGGCGATCGCCGCGTTCTTCTACATCCGGGTCATCGTGCTGATGTTCTTCAGCGAGCCGAAGGCGGACGGCCCCACGGTCGCCGTGCCCTCGCCGCTGACGATGACGACGATCGGGGTGGGTGTCGCGGTCACGCTGGTGCTGGGCGTCGCCCCGCAGTACTTCCTGGACCTGGCGAGCCAGGCGGGTGTCTTCGTGCGGTAG
- a CDS encoding NADH-quinone oxidoreductase subunit M — protein sequence MSFPLLTATAAVPAIGAIVTAAVPAARRTAAKWIALAFSLATLVLAAIVLVRFEPGGDRYQLTESHAWIADFGVRYELGVDGIGAVLLGLTALLMPFIIVAGWHDADPVETKNTRWRPTQGFFALILMVEAMVILSFEATDVFLFYILFEAMLIPMYFLIGGFGDRAHAGGDEAAATQRSYAAVKFLLYNLAGGLIMLAAVIGLFVSAGTFSLTEIAEARANGSLDMATSTERWLFLGFFFAFAVKAPLWPVHTWLPNAMGEATAPVAVLITAVVDKVGTFAMLRFCLQLFPEASKWATPVVLVLALISIVYGALLAVGQRDIKRLIAYASISHFGFIIMGIFAMTSQGQSGATLYMVNHGISTAALLLVAGFLISRRGSRLIADYGGVQKVAPVLAGTFLIGGLATLSLPGLAPFVSEFLVLVGTFSVYPVIGIIATLGIVLAALYVLVLYQRTMTGPVNESVRTMPDLKLRELAVVTPLIVLLLFLGVYPKPLTDIVNPAVEHTMSDVQKTDPKPEVEAAP from the coding sequence ATGTCGTTCCCTCTTCTGACGGCGACGGCGGCCGTCCCGGCGATCGGCGCGATCGTCACGGCGGCCGTCCCGGCCGCCCGGCGCACCGCCGCCAAGTGGATCGCGCTGGCCTTCTCGCTCGCCACGCTCGTCCTGGCGGCGATCGTGCTGGTCCGCTTCGAACCCGGTGGCGACCGCTACCAGCTGACGGAGTCGCACGCCTGGATCGCCGACTTCGGCGTCCGGTACGAGCTGGGTGTGGACGGCATCGGCGCGGTGCTCCTCGGACTGACCGCGCTGCTGATGCCCTTCATCATCGTCGCGGGCTGGCACGACGCCGACCCCGTCGAGACGAAGAACACCCGCTGGCGGCCGACGCAGGGCTTCTTCGCCCTGATCCTGATGGTCGAGGCGATGGTGATCCTCTCCTTCGAGGCCACCGACGTCTTCCTCTTCTACATCCTGTTCGAAGCCATGCTGATCCCGATGTACTTCCTCATCGGCGGCTTCGGGGACCGGGCCCACGCGGGCGGCGACGAGGCGGCCGCCACCCAGCGGTCGTACGCGGCCGTGAAGTTCCTCCTCTACAACCTGGCCGGCGGGCTGATCATGCTGGCCGCCGTCATCGGCCTGTTCGTGTCGGCGGGCACCTTCTCGCTGACCGAGATCGCCGAGGCCCGCGCCAACGGCTCGCTGGACATGGCGACGAGCACGGAGCGGTGGCTGTTCCTGGGCTTCTTCTTCGCGTTCGCCGTCAAGGCGCCGCTGTGGCCGGTGCACACCTGGCTGCCCAACGCCATGGGCGAGGCCACCGCGCCCGTCGCCGTCCTGATCACCGCGGTGGTCGACAAGGTCGGCACGTTCGCGATGCTGCGCTTCTGCCTCCAGCTCTTCCCGGAGGCGTCCAAGTGGGCCACCCCCGTGGTGCTGGTGCTGGCGCTGATCAGCATCGTCTACGGAGCGCTGCTTGCGGTCGGCCAGCGCGACATAAAGCGGCTCATCGCCTACGCGTCGATCTCGCACTTCGGCTTCATCATCATGGGCATCTTCGCGATGACCAGCCAGGGCCAGTCGGGCGCGACGCTGTACATGGTCAACCACGGCATCTCGACGGCCGCGCTGCTGCTGGTCGCCGGCTTCCTGATCTCCCGGCGCGGGTCGCGGCTCATCGCGGACTACGGCGGGGTGCAGAAGGTGGCCCCGGTGCTGGCCGGCACGTTCCTGATCGGTGGTCTGGCGACGCTCTCGCTGCCGGGGCTCGCCCCGTTCGTGAGCGAGTTCCTGGTCCTGGTCGGCACGTTCAGCGTGTATCCGGTGATCGGCATCATCGCGACCCTGGGCATCGTGCTCGCCGCGCTGTACGTCCTGGTGCTCTACCAGCGCACCATGACCGGCCCGGTGAACGAGTCGGTCCGCACCATGCCGGACCTGAAGCTCCGTGAGCTGGCGGTCGTCACGCCGCTGATCGTGCTCCTCCTCTTCCTGGGCGTCTACCCGAAGCCGCTGACCGACATCGTGAACCCGGCGGTGGAGCACACCATGAGTGACGTACAGAAGACCGACCCCAAGCCCGAGGTGGAGGCCGCCCCGTGA
- the nuoL gene encoding NADH-quinone oxidoreductase subunit L, producing the protein MENLIAPLIAAPLLGAGLLLCGGRRLDRVGHLLGTLLAATSFVIGVVLFADMLGKGGEDRTLHQHLFSWVPVEGFQADIAFQLDQLSMTFVLLITGVGTLIHLYSIGYMEHDERRRRFFGYLNLFLAAMLLLVLADNYLLLYFGWEGVGLASYLLIGFWQHKPSAATAAKKAFLVNRVGDMGLSIAIMLMFTTFGTFAFAPVLASTDEASGGTITGIALMLLLAACGKSAQVPLQSWLGDAMEGPTPVSALIHAATMVTAGVYLITRSGAIFNASPDAQLVVVVVGAVTLLFGAIVGCAKDDIKKALAGSTMSQIGYMVLAAGLGPIGYVFAIMHLVTHGFFKAGLFLGAGSVMHGMNDEVDMRKYGGLRKYMPVTFVTFGLGYLAIIGFPGLSGFWSKDKIIEAAFAKGGTEGWILGAVTLLGAALTAYYMTRVMLMTFFGEKRWQPDAEGHDPHPHESPKTMTIPMIILAFGSVFAGGLFSIGDSFVNWLEPVTGHEHGHPPIGAAVVTTCTVVVMLIGVGAAYLQYGRKPVPVTAPRGSLLTRAARRDLLQDDFNHVVLVRGGEHLTRSLVYVDHTLVDGVVNGTAASFGGLSGRLRKLQNGYARSYAVSMFGGTAVLIAATLLMRAV; encoded by the coding sequence GTGGAGAACTTGATTGCGCCGCTCATCGCGGCGCCCCTGCTCGGAGCAGGTCTTCTGCTGTGCGGCGGGCGACGCCTCGACCGGGTGGGACATCTGCTCGGCACGCTGCTGGCCGCCACCTCCTTCGTGATCGGCGTGGTGCTGTTCGCGGACATGCTGGGCAAGGGCGGCGAGGACCGCACCCTGCACCAGCACCTGTTCAGCTGGGTCCCGGTGGAGGGCTTCCAGGCGGACATCGCCTTCCAGCTCGACCAGCTGTCCATGACGTTCGTACTGCTGATCACGGGCGTCGGCACCCTGATCCACCTCTACTCCATCGGGTACATGGAGCACGACGAGCGGCGCCGCCGCTTCTTCGGGTACCTGAACCTGTTCCTCGCCGCGATGCTGCTGCTGGTCCTCGCGGACAACTACCTCCTGCTGTACTTCGGCTGGGAGGGCGTGGGCCTCGCGTCGTACCTGCTCATCGGCTTCTGGCAGCACAAGCCCAGCGCGGCCACCGCCGCGAAGAAGGCGTTCCTGGTCAACCGGGTCGGCGACATGGGCCTGTCGATCGCGATCATGCTGATGTTCACCACCTTCGGCACGTTCGCCTTCGCGCCGGTGCTCGCCTCGACCGACGAGGCGAGCGGCGGCACGATCACCGGCATCGCACTGATGCTGCTGCTCGCCGCCTGCGGCAAGTCGGCGCAGGTGCCGCTCCAGTCCTGGCTCGGCGACGCGATGGAGGGCCCGACCCCGGTCTCGGCCCTCATCCACGCGGCGACGATGGTGACGGCGGGCGTGTATCTGATCACCCGGTCCGGCGCGATCTTCAACGCCTCGCCGGACGCCCAGCTGGTGGTCGTGGTCGTCGGAGCGGTCACGCTCCTCTTCGGTGCGATCGTCGGTTGCGCGAAGGACGACATCAAGAAGGCCCTCGCGGGCTCGACGATGTCCCAGATCGGCTACATGGTGCTGGCCGCAGGCCTCGGCCCGATCGGCTACGTCTTCGCGATCATGCACCTGGTGACGCACGGCTTCTTCAAGGCCGGGCTCTTCCTCGGCGCCGGTTCGGTCATGCACGGCATGAACGACGAGGTCGACATGCGCAAGTACGGCGGCCTGCGGAAGTACATGCCGGTCACCTTCGTCACCTTCGGTCTCGGCTATCTCGCGATCATCGGCTTCCCCGGTCTCTCCGGCTTCTGGTCGAAGGACAAGATCATCGAGGCGGCGTTCGCCAAGGGCGGCACCGAGGGCTGGATCCTCGGCGCGGTCACCCTGCTGGGCGCGGCCCTCACGGCGTACTACATGACGCGCGTGATGCTGATGACCTTCTTCGGTGAGAAGCGCTGGCAGCCGGACGCGGAAGGACACGACCCGCACCCGCACGAGTCGCCGAAGACGATGACGATCCCGATGATCATCCTCGCCTTCGGCTCGGTCTTCGCGGGCGGACTGTTCTCGATCGGCGACTCCTTCGTGAACTGGCTGGAGCCGGTCACCGGGCACGAGCACGGCCACCCGCCGATCGGCGCGGCCGTCGTCACCACCTGCACCGTCGTGGTGATGCTCATCGGCGTCGGCGCCGCGTACCTCCAGTACGGCCGCAAGCCGGTGCCGGTCACCGCGCCGCGCGGCTCGCTGCTCACCCGCGCCGCCCGCCGCGATCTCCTCCAGGACGACTTCAACCACGTGGTCCTGGTCCGCGGCGGCGAGCACCTCACCCGCTCGCTCGTCTACGTCGACCACACCCTGGTCGACGGTGTCGTCAATGGCACCGCGGCGTCGTTCGGCGGGCTCTCGGGCCGGCTGCGCAAGCTGCAGAACGGCTACGCCCGCTCCTACGCGGTCTCGATGTTCGGAGGTACGGCAGTGCTCATCGCCGCGACCCTGCTGATGAGGGCGGTGTAA
- the nuoK gene encoding NADH-quinone oxidoreductase subunit NuoK: MNPANYLYLAALLFTIGAAGVLIRRNAIVVFMCVELMLNACNLAFVTFSRMHGNLDGQIIAFFTMVVAAAEVVVGLAIIVSLFRSRHSASVDDASLMKL, from the coding sequence ATGAATCCGGCCAACTACCTCTATCTCGCCGCCCTGTTGTTCACCATCGGCGCGGCCGGGGTCCTGATCAGGCGCAACGCGATCGTCGTCTTCATGTGTGTCGAGCTGATGCTCAACGCGTGCAACCTCGCGTTCGTCACCTTCTCCCGGATGCACGGCAATCTGGACGGCCAGATCATCGCGTTCTTCACGATGGTCGTGGCAGCGGCGGAAGTCGTCGTCGGGCTCGCGATCATCGTGTCGCTGTTCCGTTCACGCCACTCGGCCTCGGTCGACGACGCCAGCCTGATGAAGCTCTGA
- a CDS encoding NADH-quinone oxidoreductase subunit J has protein sequence MNTLAASLTSTGEAVQFWILGTVAVIGALCTILMRRAVHSALCLAGTMIILAVFYLANGAYFLGIVQIVVYTGAIMMLFLFVVMLVGVTAADSLTETIKGQRWWAALCGLGFGVLLIVGIANASLTTSAGIGVANAGGNVEGIAALLFTKYVFAFEITGALLITASIGAMVLTHRERTERALTQREMSERRTRSKHLPPLPAPGVYARHNAVDIAGLLPDGTTSELTVNKTLKDRGQIRDVSGEAIADLKALEQRSSERLGRAERRDREDREEGVTK, from the coding sequence ATGAACACGCTCGCCGCTTCCCTCACCTCGACCGGCGAGGCCGTCCAGTTCTGGATCCTCGGCACCGTCGCCGTGATCGGCGCGCTCTGCACCATCCTGATGAGGCGGGCCGTGCACAGCGCGCTCTGCCTCGCCGGGACCATGATCATCCTGGCGGTCTTCTACCTGGCCAACGGGGCGTACTTCCTGGGCATCGTCCAGATCGTCGTCTACACCGGCGCGATCATGATGCTGTTCCTCTTCGTGGTCATGCTCGTCGGCGTCACCGCCGCCGACTCGCTCACGGAGACGATCAAGGGCCAGCGCTGGTGGGCCGCCCTCTGCGGGCTCGGCTTCGGTGTCCTGCTGATCGTCGGCATCGCCAACGCGTCGCTGACGACCTCCGCCGGCATCGGCGTCGCCAACGCCGGCGGCAACGTGGAGGGCATCGCCGCCCTCCTCTTCACCAAGTACGTGTTCGCGTTCGAGATCACCGGCGCCCTGCTGATCACGGCCTCGATCGGCGCGATGGTGCTCACGCACCGCGAGCGGACCGAACGGGCCCTGACCCAGCGGGAGATGTCCGAGCGCCGGACCCGCAGCAAGCACCTGCCGCCACTGCCCGCGCCCGGCGTCTACGCCCGGCACAACGCGGTGGACATCGCCGGTCTGCTGCCCGACGGCACCACGTCCGAGCTGACGGTCAACAAGACCCTGAAGGACCGCGGCCAGATCCGGGACGTCTCCGGAGAGGCCATCGCCGACCTGAAGGCGCTGGAGCAGCGGTCGTCGGAGCGCCTCGGCCGCGCCGAGCGCCGGGACCGTGAGGACCGCGAGGAGGGAGTCACCAAATGA
- the nuoI gene encoding NADH-quinone oxidoreductase subunit NuoI, producing MPDNASKGPKGDDPNERRLNPVAGFGVTFKAMFKKRLTEQYPETEKVTAPRFHGRHQLNRHPDGLEKCIGCELCAWACPADAIYVEGADNTEEERYSPGERYGRVYQINYARCILCGLCIEACPTRALTMTNEFELADSSRESLIYTKEQLLAGLEEGMVESPHSIFPGTDEQDYYRGLVTEAAPGTVRQVAYTKDGRPQESASSFGEDEPASKKVIGE from the coding sequence GTGCCTGACAACGCTTCCAAGGGTCCGAAGGGTGACGACCCCAACGAGCGCCGGCTGAATCCGGTCGCCGGCTTCGGCGTGACCTTCAAGGCCATGTTCAAGAAGCGGCTGACCGAGCAGTATCCGGAGACGGAGAAGGTGACGGCGCCGCGCTTCCACGGCCGCCATCAGCTGAACCGGCACCCGGACGGGCTGGAGAAGTGCATCGGCTGCGAGCTGTGCGCCTGGGCCTGCCCGGCCGACGCGATCTACGTGGAAGGCGCGGACAACACCGAGGAGGAGCGCTACTCCCCGGGTGAGCGGTACGGCCGCGTCTACCAGATCAACTACGCGCGCTGCATCCTGTGCGGGCTGTGCATCGAGGCGTGCCCCACCCGGGCGCTCACGATGACCAACGAGTTCGAGCTGGCCGACAGTTCGCGCGAGAGCCTCATCTACACCAAGGAGCAGCTGCTCGCCGGTCTGGAGGAAGGCATGGTCGAGTCCCCGCACTCGATCTTCCCCGGCACGGACGAACAGGACTACTACCGGGGCCTGGTGACCGAGGCCGCTCCCGGCACGGTCAGGCAGGTCGCGTACACCAAGGACGGCCGCCCGCAGGAGAGCGCCTCCAGCTTCGGCGAGGACGAACCGGCGTCGAAGAAGGTGATCGGGGAATGA
- the nuoH gene encoding NADH-quinone oxidoreductase subunit NuoH, with product MSALAPLGAAPAQSVLAAEDLSMFGTDPWWLVAVKAVFCFAFLMVTVLVAIVWERKVVAWMQLRIGPNRHGPWGMLQSLADGIKLMLKEDVIVKRADKVVYILAPIIAAVPAFMAIAVIPFGPAGNEVSIFGHRTTMQLTDLPIAMLYVLAVASVGIYGIVLAGWSSGSTYPLLGGLRSCAQMISYEIAMGAAFASVFLYSGTMSTSAIVEAQADRWYIVLLPVSFIIYIITMVGETNRAPFDMPESEGDLVGGFNTEYSSIKFALFMLAEYVNMVTVSAVATTLFLGGWRAPYPISTFWEGANHGWWPMLWFIIKVQLLLFFFIWLRGTLPRVRYDQLMKLGWKVLIPVSVVWLMLVATVRALRNENYDFQDIVLYVASAVIAILLLSFVADIFRDKKDKAAAAAEPPPPPFDPMAGGFPVPPLPGQTLPPVPRRRSRGERELVVSGGVNTESDGKEADGA from the coding sequence ATGAGCGCCCTCGCCCCACTCGGCGCGGCCCCCGCGCAGAGCGTCCTCGCAGCCGAGGACCTGTCGATGTTCGGCACCGACCCCTGGTGGCTGGTGGCCGTCAAGGCCGTCTTCTGCTTCGCGTTCCTGATGGTGACCGTGCTGGTCGCCATCGTCTGGGAACGCAAGGTGGTGGCCTGGATGCAGCTGCGCATCGGGCCCAACCGGCACGGCCCCTGGGGCATGCTCCAGTCGCTCGCCGACGGCATCAAGCTGATGCTGAAGGAAGACGTCATCGTCAAGCGGGCCGACAAGGTCGTCTACATCCTGGCGCCGATCATCGCCGCGGTGCCCGCCTTCATGGCGATCGCGGTGATCCCCTTCGGCCCGGCCGGCAACGAGGTCTCGATCTTCGGCCACCGCACGACGATGCAGCTGACCGACCTGCCGATCGCGATGCTCTACGTCCTCGCGGTCGCCTCGGTCGGCATCTACGGCATCGTCCTGGCCGGCTGGTCGTCCGGATCGACGTACCCGCTGCTCGGCGGGCTGCGCTCGTGCGCGCAGATGATCTCCTACGAGATCGCCATGGGCGCCGCGTTCGCCTCGGTGTTCCTCTACTCCGGGACGATGTCGACCTCCGCGATCGTGGAGGCGCAGGCCGACCGCTGGTACATCGTCCTGCTGCCGGTCTCCTTCATCATCTACATCATCACCATGGTCGGCGAGACCAACCGGGCACCGTTCGACATGCCCGAGTCCGAGGGCGACCTCGTCGGCGGCTTCAACACCGAGTACTCGTCGATCAAGTTCGCGCTGTTCATGCTGGCCGAGTACGTCAACATGGTCACCGTCTCCGCCGTCGCCACCACCCTCTTCCTGGGCGGCTGGCGGGCGCCGTACCCGATCTCCACGTTCTGGGAGGGCGCGAACCACGGCTGGTGGCCGATGCTCTGGTTCATCATCAAGGTCCAGCTGCTGCTGTTCTTCTTCATCTGGCTGCGCGGCACCCTGCCGCGCGTGCGCTACGACCAGCTGATGAAGCTCGGCTGGAAGGTCCTGATCCCCGTCTCGGTCGTCTGGCTGATGCTGGTCGCGACCGTGCGGGCACTGCGCAACGAGAACTACGACTTCCAGGACATCGTGCTCTACGTCGCCTCGGCGGTCATCGCGATCCTGCTGCTCTCCTTCGTCGCGGACATCTTCCGCGACAAGAAGGACAAGGCCGCGGCCGCGGCCGAACCCCCACCGCCGCCGTTCGATCCGATGGCCGGTGGATTCCCGGTGCCTCCGCTGCCGGGACAGACGCTGCCGCCCGTGCCGCGCCGGCGCTCACGCGGTGAGCGGGAGCTGGTTGTCAGTGGCGGGGTCAATACTGAGAGTGACGGAAAGGAGGCTGACGGTGCCTGA